The Drosophila sulfurigaster albostrigata strain 15112-1811.04 chromosome 3, ASM2355843v2, whole genome shotgun sequence genomic sequence GCGTGCTCCACGAAGTGATTCGTTATGGCTGCGGTCGGCCGTTGATCTTCTCCAGCTTCGATGCCGATATGTGCACCATGCTGCGCTTCAAGCAGAACATCTTCCCGGTGATGTTCCTCACCCAGGGCGAGACAAAGAAGTGGCAACCCTTCAGTGATCTGCGCACACGCAACTTTATGGCTGCTGTGAACAATGCTCAGGCCTTTGAGTTGGCCGGAACAGCGCCGCATGCAGAGGATTTTCTGGGCGAGAATGCCGCTCAGATGCTGCAACAGGCTCGCGATCAAGGGCAAATTGCCGTCATCTGGGGTGATGACTGCAATTCGAAGGAGCGTGTACAGTATTTCACACAGATCGGAGCCACAGCCACCTGCTACGATCGCAGTGATCTCTATATGCCCGAGGCCAAGCAGCGGGCCTTCTTCAATTCCAGCGCCCTGCTCGCCGAGTTCGAGGGTCAGTGCCGGATCTAGCATGGGATGTATAAAAAGGGGCGGGTAGTCATagtctaaatatatatatagtcgATATAATATAGAGCAAAGTTCACACGActccacaaaaaaagaatgtaaATAGCTAAGAGAAATAGAAAATgtataaagaaaagaaaaatgtgtgTGAACTGAAGCCAAGTCCAATTGATGCTATCTTCTATAATGATTTAagattgtaaatttgttttttatatatttattttaatatgccGTCTAATAACAAGCATCAAGTCCAAAAGCTATACTCGTATTACATTTTCTATCTATTAACTTCACTTTATACTCTTTGCTCAGTTTGGCAATTTTGACAGAAAGTTATTTTTgataccaacaacaattgtgaaaattgttcaagaatataaaaagtatgGCCAACGGCTGTTTAAGGGGGTTTCTTGCAAACGCAATAAAAGACAGAGGAagaaagcaaacgcaaatggTTTGctaatgatttttaaatatatttataaacaaaagaatacCTCTTCAAGCTTGTTTATGCTTCTACAAAATATCATATGGGATTTTTAGCTTCTCTCTTTAACGAACACGATGgtaattaaaagtgaattacAAAAAGAAACGTGAGAATATCgtgcaataacaataatgattTAAAAGACCAtgcattacaaaattataaaaaacatttcgaaatttGTTGGATACATTTATGGCATGTTCATTATGGAGAagagtatatataaaatatataaaatcaaacaatttgaaaatattatatgcttataaatatattcttatttaataaGAATACTACacgaaatatttgcaaatatttacactagcaaaaagcaaaaattccTATGAAAAATTTTACTGTAAAAGAAAGTTTAAAACAatcacataaaataaaatgatatatttacACAAACTAATTTGCGAAATTTTACTGTCATGAAGTCGTGAATTCTAAAAGGTAAAGGAAAGAAAGTATTAGTGGGAAAAGAAAGAGATTGACAAATTTATAGAGACATAAATTGAGTTGAAGTCAGCGGCGgtaaaataaagttaagcaacaaattaagagagaaacaaaatttaaagagAGAATCAAAAGAGAACCCTTTCGATATGCTATTATTTAATAGACGCTGTTGAGTTTTTAGAGCCGTCACACAGccgaaacaaataaaataagccAAGTTGTCTACAGTTTAATGGTGTATGGTCAATTATGGAATGATGCCgatcgatggcgatggcgatggcaatgtGGATGGCATGCGATCGTCTCATTTGCATGAAGATGAACACAATATTGACAGCCTATCGATGTCTCGAGTCGAAATTGGATCTATTTTTGGTggtttgctgtgctgtgtgtgtctACTTTGTGATTTCGATGCGGTCATTGGCTGGAAATGTTTGTTCAAAGAGTTTCCAGTGGACGCCCAAAGGGTGAATGGGTCTTGATCTTCAGCGAGATATGCAAATTAATCTACATGTTACAAGTGCTTCACAGATAAGGGGAACCTGGTGGATCTATGGCACAAATCCCGAGCCAACCGATCGCTGCTACTTTGAAGATCGTAAGTAAAGTGTTCGACTCAAATTCTCTTAAAACTCTCGCTCTCTGATGCTGATTCACTTGCTGTTGCAGTGGATCTCTACTGGACACGCATTACGCAAACAGACTATGATAATTATGCCGTGGAGCTGCACTGCTCGCTGCCCTGGTTTCGTCATCAAATGGCCATCTATACCAGGGCTGCACAGCCCAGCGATGAGGTAATCAATCAGGTGGAAAAATACTTGCTGAGTGTGCGATTATCTCTGAAGCATTTCCATCTGGTTGATAAGCTTACTTGTAGTAATCAATCCAAGGCGCCGATTCAGCGTTGGCATCTCTCGCGTTATATGCATCTGGACTATAATCCAAATTATGTGAAACCTTTGGTCGTGGACGAAAATATCTGAGCAACTCTCTCACAACTTTCTTCGGCATCTGCAACATTAGCATACAAGACTATGCCAATATTTCGGGGGGCAAGCTTATTAGCTCGCTGTGGTGACTTATTAAACGGAATTCGACAAAATTAACACACACTGAAAGAAAACACAATgttgaaagaaaatgaaagaggagggtttttttttaatttaaagtttgaaacaaaaaatgttaaatcaCTTCAACggaaaaatatgaattcattaaataaatccaaattaaatttaataaaacgaTGTGAATTTAAGTTATAAATTTGCtattcataatttcatttaatttttcaatatatgcatttatattatatattatagaaaatgactttttatttaggtgcaataaaatttatatttcaacaattcatttaagttttcaatttatgcatttaaattaattatacaaaaaaattattaattatttaggTGCaatacttttttcattttctttatttttactttaaaaataatttgttatcttttcaattattgaaaaactgATTGACAGCAAAGATAATTTGTTTAACACTTGTACTATTTCTGGCAATAAATCATTGTCAGAATTTCTTTCAAACTGttcatcaatttaaaatgattattttctaattttcttCACAGTTGGAGCggatatgatttatttattgtaataagGGCCCcttgttttatttctgtttctagtatattcttttttctctgtgtagACTCAGCTGATTGGCAGCCACAAAACTATGGTGAACCATGCGAGATTCTTTCATTCGATCGTCTGTCAGTGCCGGGTTAAGAACTCAATCGAATCGAAGAAAGTGGCCATCGTGAAACGGCATCGATTTAGACTTCTTGTTCGCTTAACGccggttttgtttttttgttttgtatttagaTTGTTGTGTATTGGGAAAACAAGTTTATTCATTTGGGTGCgagatgatgctgctgcttgatTTGGACAACAAAGATGTATCGAGTGCTAAAATCAATTAGCATACTCTACAAGCTCGCTTTGTTCTGGCCATTGTTTTGCACAGCAGCCGCCACTTTCCACGCGTTTCCCATTCCCTTTCCCGCTCTCGCTCCCAATACGGTTGTGAATGAATCGTCTGTGTTCAGCTCCGCGCAGCTGCAGGCCTTTAAGGTCTTCGATGAGGAAAGACCCAACGAGATAACCGGACGCAGTTATCTCTGCGTGCCCTTCTTTCGCATCTTCAACGTTGCGCTGCCGTCGGGCTTCCAACTGTCGCCGGATGAGGCAGTCGCCGTCAGTGGTGATCATCAAGCACTGGGCGCCTGGAGCATTACCAAAGCTTTGCCACTGCGTGCCCAGAACAAACAACGCACCAAATGGTATCTCCGCCAATGGATCTGTGCCAGTCGTCGTGTCTACTATCGCTATCTCATCTACACTTTGAATGCGGATGGAGAGCGAGTCTTGCGGCGTTGGGAGGCGCAACAGGTGGCACGCATGCTGCAGACCTACGAGATCTATCGCTCGCCGGGCACGGATATCTTTGGCGAGGCATATGCACGCTCTGTGGGCGGTGGCCAGTGGCTGGAACCCGGCTGGCTGCAGCACGAGTACGTGATTGAGTTGAAGTTCATCTGGCAGCAACACTTGCAGCTATCAGGGCAGATCAATCCGGTCAAGCTGCGTCTTAAACTGAAGCCACTTAGTTTGCTGGACAACACACGCATTGAGGTCTCTCGCTACGCTTACAATCGTTCCTCATTTCGGCTGCAGAGTCGCCAGGGCATCAGGTACAACGAGGGCGCCATTGTCATCTATCGCCTCAGCCAGCCCCTGGATGTGGCCAACGCTTTTCGCTTGTCCATCTACGATCTGGATCGCTCACAGCCGGCGCTGGGGGAGGTCTATATTCTACCGGAGCAACTACGCGGCAGTCGTGGCATTCTTCAGCTGGCTGTGCAGCATCCGAGCAGTCAGCAAGTCATTGGACAGCTCACTTTGCCTTACTTGGTAGTGCAACCTTTGCCTCGTGCGGATGACATCAATTTAAGCGGAAGTTTTCAGCGCTATTGGCCCAACAACTGGCCCACTTTGGATGTGGGCAATCGTGGTCTGGGACTGAGCTATCATCAGGCGAGCACAAGCCTAGTGGAGAACACCATCGAAAGTTTTCTAGCTGTGCCGAAAGCCAAAGGCGATATGGTTCAGCTGGACGTGCAACTAACCCGGGATTATGTGCCCATTGTGTGGCGTGGTTTTGGCTTCTACACTACGAACAGCGTCAGCACTCAGCCCATCGTGGATCGCTTTGATCTGCGTTATGTGCTCATTCGGCAGCTGAGCTACGCAGAACTCAAAGCGAGTCGTGTCTTCATCCTCAAACGCTGGAGCCTCCAGGAATACACGCATCTGAATGTGCGCAATGCGAGTCAGTTGCAGCGACTCTTTCCCCGCTTGTCTGAGGTCTACGATGCACTGCCTCGCAGCTTGGGTTTGATTGTGGAGATCAAGTGGCCGCAGCTGATGGCATCTGGTGCACTCGAGTCGACGCAGACGCACAACAAGAACATCTATGTGGATAGAATCATTGAGACAACAGCCAGATATGGCTGTGGTAGACCGCTAATCTTCGCCAGCTTCGATGCGGACATTTGCAGCATGGTGAGGTTGAAGCAAACAGCTTTTCCAGTCATGCTGCTGACCACGggcaaaacaaacatttggGATGCCTACATGGATCTGCGCACTCAGAGTTTTCTGCAGGCCATCAACTTTGCGGAGAGTGCCGAGATTCTTGGCACTGCGCCGCATGTGCAGAACTTTCAGCACAATCAGGAGTTAGTTGATCTCGGCTTGGATATGTTGCAGGTTGTCTTTCTGTGGGGCAGTGATTTGCGCAATCAAGAGTTGCTGGAGCAGTTTCGTGCCTTCGATGTAACCGGATTAATCTACGATCATATTGAGCGCGTGGGTCCAGCTGAATGGAAACGCGCTCCATTCTTCCAGGCGCCCCAGTTGCTGGAGGTTTTTGGTGGCCAATGCGTTGCCATTGGCAACTCGACAACTGTGCTGGGAGCGAAGCCCACAAAGCCAACAATATGGCCCAAAATGAGATAATTAATTGGCTGGCGAAAGTGAGTTTTGCAAAGAGTTAATTGgatcttaaaatgtaaataatctATGTATGGAATCACCAAGAAAAAGGAATTTAAGGAAAGATCAATAATTATGTAAGAAGCTTTAAGAAGAATTATTAgcaatattaatttacttaaacCTGAGGTAAACTTAGACATGTTCGTAGCAACTTTAAGTATTAATAGTGTCAacttcaaacaaaaaaaaaaacgttctAAAATCcataacaaaatattgaatcaaGATAATGTCtaaattgaaccaagaaagtttattcttaaatccAGATTaatattctacaaaaattcaaGATTGTTCAATCTTGAATTTAAGATTGTTTAATCTTCAATCTTTAAGATTTAAATCTTgtttcaaaaatgtaaaaatatcaaaatttaacCAAGAAGACAAggtcttaaatcaagatcaaacaatcttaaatttagattGTTTAACATCAATATAGAATACAACCTTCTTGAAGCAAGGTCTTAATCTCaaaataagatatttttaattaaacataaaaaacttgatttaagattttttctaccttaaaatcttatttcaagatttgttcgaaaaaatgttttctctcAATGTTTACATGTATTTTGTGTGCATTGAAAAACTCAGCAAAGAGAAATCTTaaactacaaatttatattgctctttttaattatttgtgcaatatattatatatacgtgtgcaaaaatggtatttttatttcatttgacatAGAATaactttgatttattgcaTACTAAAAGCTTTCTGTTCTATTaatactattttttattttttgtttcaatgATTTTGTATAGATTAGCTTAATCAGTCAGTCTTCGCCTGTAtgttaaattattcattaGTTGGGGAAACACTTTCGTCGTGACGAATTTCTTATGATTGAATTCATACTCCAATAAATCTGACTGCATATCTAAAAGATATCTGAGTCAGACACTTAATTTGCTAAAACGAACATTCCATTAATTATagtgaatataataaatatgtaaatttagtTAAGTCAAAAACAAGCTATAAAACGTGCAAAGTGTGCGCAacataaatctaaaatatatttaagccAATTTTGTAACGATACGATCTCAACATGGAAAAAATGGTTTagcaaatgtttataaaataaactttatttatacaCATGTTACTAAGTTAATTTGTGCACCAGGTAGTCGTAATGCTTTCGGAgacaaagaaaaagagagatagaaacAAAGTTGTAGAACTCTTCCTATTTAGCCTTGAGCACTTGAGCAATCAGGTGCCGAATAGAAATCCATCAGTTGACCCGACATACAAGCGCTGCCCTGTCTCATGGGCTGACAAATGCCCGGCACTTTGCTGGTGATCTCGATGTGGCATGCCCCATGGGCACCATGCTTATGCTGATGCTTTAGAAAGGCTGTCTTAATGTGCTTCGGCTTCTGAACGGGCTCCTTCTCGAACTGCAGCCAGTCGGGGGGCGAATGATGCGAATACGATGGCTGCGGCAGCTGGACAATGTTATCAACCTGTTCCACTTCTAGCGGCACCTCAACGGCATCGACTTCATCACCATCGACGGGCGGAAAGGCAGTGTAGAGCATATTGGCCTTGTTGCTAGCTGCCTGATCATTGACGGCGGCGTTGAGCAGCTGCGGTGTCAGCTCCAGGGCGTTGGCAATCAGTAGCGTTGTAGCACAGCAGAGCAGGAACTGCAATGAGGCCATGCTAGTGTTGGCTGCTGGTAGAGAtgaagctgctgcttgctACTTGTTGGTCTCTGCGTTCACTTCCGATTCGCTGCTAATGCTGCTGCAAATCCTTGTTACGTTTACTCGGCTGTGCGTTGCAGGAATGCTGCTTGCCCCACGAAGGATTTGAGCTTTTATAGCGCATTGGAAGCTGCTTCAACTGGACAGTCAATGAACCCCGGGCGCCGGGCGCCAAGttcacaattgaaattgaaaagaagCCATTTAAGGACATGCagcacacacacccacacactcaaGTTCTTCCTCATTCATGTAGTACGCACATACAAAAGCTGTAATTAATTATGGTTAAGCATACGCACTGTAAGCCAAGTAaggctacaactacaactaagTACAATGGATGGCGACAATGAAAATGACTACAACTGGAACGACTTGTGGTGCTTCCTTTAGCAGGCAACTTGATGAGAAAATTGGAAATCTCTTCCGCTGCCTTTTCCTTTCcccatttatttgatttcatttctggcattgccattgctagCGTCAGCTCCATTGCCGAGCTGTCTTCCTTTTGTATTTCCGGCAATTATTTTCGACGATGTGCCAATATTGCTAACTGCACGATTCGAAGTTGGGGGAATAGAAAGAGGAtccagcagcagaagcagcagcagcagtcgcgtTAACGACTTCATAAGCATCGTTGGCATTTGctgtaatttcaatttgaattgaattcaaatgcaTTCGTCGTCGCTCTCTCTTCACGCTCAAAATTCGGCTGCCGTAAACAGCGGAAGTGGCGTAGACGCCATTTTAAAAATGGCGCATACGTGTGCGACGTGTTTATGGCAGCTTTCGTGGCTCAAATGACATGACAACCAGGCAGCCTAACAAGCCTAGTCAAAGTCAATAAACAGACATCCGAACATGTCAGCGACACACAGCCTAGAAAACTCCTAACAAGCTGACGCATCGAATACTTCTATAAGTAGGAGCTTCCTCATCTAGGGATGCAAAGGCATTAAAGACACTTCTATGTTTTATTGtcgaaaattaaatgataaagtCTTGAAATGAGGTAAGaacattatattaatattcctTGTTAAAATCTTTgctattttattatgtttcaATACAAAGCTGATAATTgtgtattaattatttaattgatttagtTTGACTGTAGCTACAATTTGTAATTACCTAAAACTGTTTCGAGTCTATTAAATACTTGTCTATGACAGACATACATCAAAGAGTGTAAATTAACTAAGAAGTACAAACCATAGCCAGGTTAAAGCTCGTAGATTCTAAGATAAACTAATTCAAGTTCTTCTTTAATATCTCATtaataagcaaaagcaaatcagCTTCAATTTCAGCTTTATTTCATCCCTGGTCGACAGCCTAGAAAAAACAACTCACTTTCTAGAAAAAAGCAATCTGCGCTCAATGGAGATTAAGATAAAGAGAAAAAGTGAATGTGATGAAGGTAAGGGAAGTGCTGCTGTCTTGTCTGTCGATATGTGGAGTGAatagcaaaaagcaaatactCGTAATGTGCCCTTATCATAGATAATACAATTCGCTGATTCGTTGGTATTCGCAAGATTGTGGGAGCGGCTGAAAGACAcgtgaaattaatttaaacgtTCTGATTTTGCTGTGTACTACATCGAACGAATAGCAAATGGAAGATGACGAAGATGGGAGATTCAATTTGATTATGGCCCGGCACTTGGGCATAATGGATGATGGCATCGCATTGACGGTTGGCCTAATGACAGTTAGCCAACGTTAAGCGGCTTAACCCTACTGCGGTTCACCTTCATTTCCAGGCACCGCCAATCGCTCGACACTCGACACTCGAcagaaggcagcaggcagacTAATTAAACGCCTTTACCTGAGAGCCTTGGCCAACTAATTAGAGCAGCTGTCACAGGCGGAGTAAAGTATCCAGCGcacaaataattcaattaaattgcacacTGACAGCAGACacaaatgaacaacaacaacaccgaaGAGGTGGAGAGGGGGGAGTAAAGGCAAAACATCAGTTGGCAATAAGACAAACCGCAGACAGGAGCCACAAACCAATGTCTAAGCCCTGAAAAC encodes the following:
- the LOC133840610 gene encoding uncharacterized protein LOC133840610, translating into MVNYGMMPIDGDGDGNVDGMRSSHLHEDEHNIDSLSMSRVEIGSIFGGLLCCVCLLCDFDAVIGWKCLFKEFPVDAQRIRGTWWIYGTNPEPTDRCYFEDLDLYWTRITQTDYDNYAVELHCSLPWFRHQMAIYTRAAQPSDEVINQVEKYLLSVRLSLKHFHLVDKLTCSNQSKAPIQRWHLSRYMHLDYNPNYVKPLVVDENI
- the LOC133845178 gene encoding glycerophosphocholine phosphodiesterase GPCPD1 — its product is MYRVLKSISILYKLALFWPLFCTAAATFHAFPIPFPALAPNTVVNESSVFSSAQLQAFKVFDEERPNEITGRSYLCVPFFRIFNVALPSGFQLSPDEAVAVSGDHQALGAWSITKALPLRAQNKQRTKWYLRQWICASRRVYYRYLIYTLNADGERVLRRWEAQQVARMLQTYEIYRSPGTDIFGEAYARSVGGGQWLEPGWLQHEYVIELKFIWQQHLQLSGQINPVKLRLKLKPLSLLDNTRIEVSRYAYNRSSFRLQSRQGIRYNEGAIVIYRLSQPLDVANAFRLSIYDLDRSQPALGEVYILPEQLRGSRGILQLAVQHPSSQQVIGQLTLPYLVVQPLPRADDINLSGSFQRYWPNNWPTLDVGNRGLGLSYHQASTSLVENTIESFLAVPKAKGDMVQLDVQLTRDYVPIVWRGFGFYTTNSVSTQPIVDRFDLRYVLIRQLSYAELKASRVFILKRWSLQEYTHLNVRNASQLQRLFPRLSEVYDALPRSLGLIVEIKWPQLMASGALESTQTHNKNIYVDRIIETTARYGCGRPLIFASFDADICSMVRLKQTAFPVMLLTTGKTNIWDAYMDLRTQSFLQAINFAESAEILGTAPHVQNFQHNQELVDLGLDMLQVVFLWGSDLRNQELLEQFRAFDVTGLIYDHIERVGPAEWKRAPFFQAPQLLEVFGGQCVAIGNSTTVLGAKPTKPTIWPKMR
- the LOC133842121 gene encoding uncharacterized protein LOC133842121, giving the protein MASLQFLLCCATTLLIANALELTPQLLNAAVNDQAASNKANMLYTAFPPVDGDEVDAVEVPLEVEQVDNIVQLPQPSYSHHSPPDWLQFEKEPVQKPKHIKTAFLKHQHKHGAHGACHIEITSKVPGICQPMRQGSACMSGQLMDFYSAPDCSSAQG